In one Kamptonema formosum PCC 6407 genomic region, the following are encoded:
- a CDS encoding thioesterase II family protein yields the protein MQSITLANKRGIYRFNPVLLRQILLSDINPLANADINILTLALGYLARWHKHFFYSASLIFIPYKALLRYYIRDKLIFLKVIFIMKTEIPNLWIKCPQSNPQANLRLFCLPYAGGGTSIFRLWPRELPSNVELCAIELPGRENRLREQPISNLEILTDKLVEVFLQHLDKPFAIFGHSMGALIAYDLARKLQQRNVNPVYLFVSGRPAPNLPEIYSPIHLLPNAEFIEKLTKVYSAIPDVVLKDEELMELFLPVLRADLTLVETYIHCQVEPLDCPIFALGGLEDKEASHHYLAPWGEYTRSSFSVQMFPGGHFYLNENRQLLLQFLSETLKDYL from the coding sequence TTGCAATCTATCACTCTGGCGAACAAGCGTGGCATTTACAGATTTAATCCAGTTTTATTAAGACAAATACTACTTTCTGATATCAATCCTCTAGCCAACGCCGATATTAATATCTTAACTCTTGCACTCGGGTATCTTGCTCGCTGGCATAAACACTTTTTTTACAGCGCAAGCCTAATTTTTATACCGTACAAGGCATTGTTAAGATATTATATTAGAGACAAGCTTATTTTCCTTAAGGTAATATTTATTATGAAAACAGAAATACCTAATCTTTGGATTAAATGCCCCCAGTCCAATCCACAAGCCAATTTACGCCTATTTTGCCTACCCTATGCAGGAGGTGGGACATCAATTTTTCGTCTTTGGCCTCGAGAATTGCCGTCAAATGTAGAGCTTTGTGCGATTGAGCTACCTGGAAGAGAAAATCGCCTCCGAGAACAGCCAATTTCAAATCTTGAAATTCTGACAGATAAATTAGTGGAGGTTTTTCTGCAACATTTGGATAAGCCATTTGCGATCTTTGGTCATAGTATGGGAGCGCTAATTGCTTATGACCTAGCTAGAAAACTCCAGCAAAGAAACGTCAATCCAGTTTATTTATTTGTATCAGGTCGCCCTGCTCCTAACCTACCTGAAATATATTCACCCATTCATTTGTTACCTAATGCAGAATTTATTGAAAAATTAACCAAAGTTTACTCTGCTATACCAGATGTAGTCTTAAAAGATGAAGAACTCATGGAATTGTTCTTACCTGTTTTGCGAGCAGATCTGACTTTAGTAGAAACATATATCCATTGCCAAGTGGAACCTCTTGATTGTCCGATTTTTGCTTTGGGTGGTCTTGAAGATAAGGAAGCCAGTCATCATTATCTTGCTCCTTGGGGTGAGTACACTCGTTCCTCATTTTCAGTACAGATGTTCCCAGGTGGACACTTCTACCTGAATGAAAATAGACAACTCTTGTTGCAGTTTCTATCTGAAACGCTAAAAGACTATTTATAA
- a CDS encoding ISAzo13-like element transposase-related protein, with product MTQTKTGLSVAVNILNKVYKTGRKVADNFKNTMQIVFDEYLPKWNYRAVPQPK from the coding sequence ATAACTCAAACAAAAACTGGACTATCTGTAGCTGTAAACATCCTTAATAAAGTTTATAAAACTGGTCGAAAGGTGGCTGATAATTTCAAAAATACTATGCAGATTGTTTTTGACGAATACTTGCCCAAATGGAATTATCGAGCCGTACCCCAACCTAAGTAA
- the gntT gene encoding guanitoxin biosynthesis MATE family efflux transporter GntT — MNLILPAQYNFIPRYFRLALANVLSSIMVPLANIASVMFLGHLEEIRHFAGVNLAGNLLNFVYLVLFFLRMGTTGVTAQAVGRNDREGMLLVGLRNGVIALVLGVVLILLQYPLGELGFALLNVPPEIKSSGLAYLYTQIWGAPAILLNFVLIGWFLGREKNGLVVFLSILGNGGKIALDYLLIIYLGWESVGAGVSYATSQYLALLVGLIFFFKEFQWLEIRTLFGKIWDISAMKSNLTLNTNILLSNLIILIVSLTFSYQGVQMGTVIYSQNALLWQIFSLNIYFVEGLGFGTETLVGNFKGKGDSQQLAPIAFVSLSTALMVGLFFGGVCVLFPDFVFSLFTNHTEVTSNIKVFLPWLQLSLLLCAIGFTLEGYFLGLAQGDILRNVSLVAFVVGFVPTSFAFIRFPSNHLLWFSLSLFYAIRMVMYIINLFRTFGSDVNDGVGTLPTLEENRDLEVDLSKNL, encoded by the coding sequence ATGAACCTCATACTTCCAGCTCAGTATAATTTTATACCCCGCTACTTCCGATTAGCTCTAGCCAACGTCCTATCGAGTATTATGGTTCCACTGGCCAATATAGCCAGTGTCATGTTCCTGGGCCATCTTGAAGAAATCCGCCACTTCGCTGGAGTTAACCTGGCTGGAAACTTGCTAAACTTTGTCTATTTAGTTTTATTCTTTTTACGAATGGGAACTACTGGAGTTACAGCGCAAGCAGTAGGACGAAATGACCGAGAAGGGATGTTATTGGTAGGACTGCGTAATGGTGTAATTGCTCTAGTTTTAGGTGTCGTCCTCATCCTCTTACAATACCCTTTAGGAGAACTTGGGTTTGCCCTACTCAATGTTCCCCCAGAGATCAAATCTTCAGGGCTTGCCTATCTCTATACCCAAATTTGGGGAGCGCCTGCAATTTTACTCAATTTTGTCCTGATAGGTTGGTTTCTAGGGCGAGAAAAAAATGGCTTAGTTGTGTTTTTGTCAATCCTTGGAAATGGTGGCAAAATCGCACTTGACTATCTACTTATTATCTACCTGGGATGGGAAAGTGTAGGGGCAGGAGTTTCTTATGCCACAAGCCAATATTTAGCGTTATTGGTGGGATTGATATTTTTTTTCAAGGAATTCCAGTGGCTGGAAATACGAACCCTATTTGGAAAAATATGGGATATCTCAGCTATGAAGTCTAATTTGACCCTGAATACAAACATTCTCCTCAGCAATTTAATTATTCTGATTGTCTCCTTAACATTCAGCTATCAAGGAGTACAAATGGGAACAGTAATTTATTCTCAAAATGCCTTATTGTGGCAGATATTTAGCCTTAATATATATTTTGTAGAGGGGCTGGGATTTGGCACAGAAACTTTGGTGGGAAACTTTAAAGGAAAAGGAGATTCACAACAATTAGCACCCATAGCTTTTGTTTCTCTGTCAACTGCTCTCATGGTAGGACTGTTTTTTGGTGGAGTGTGCGTGCTATTTCCCGATTTTGTTTTTAGTTTGTTCACTAACCACACTGAAGTCACCTCAAATATAAAAGTTTTTCTTCCTTGGTTACAACTGTCCTTATTATTGTGTGCAATAGGTTTTACGCTCGAAGGATACTTCTTGGGTTTAGCACAAGGAGATATTCTCCGCAATGTTAGCTTAGTCGCTTTTGTGGTCGGGTTTGTACCTACAAGTTTTGCGTTCATTAGGTTTCCAAGTAACCATCTCTTATGGTTTAGTCTATCTTTGTTTTATGCAATCAGAATGGTGATGTATATAATCAATTTATTCAGGACATTTGGCAGTGATGTTAATGATGGTGTTGGAACACTCCCGACTTTAGAAGAGAATCGTGATTTGGAAGTAGACCTATCCAAAAATTTATAA
- a CDS encoding CHC2 zinc finger domain-containing protein, with the protein MSEFTEISTASQNPSTNTPQTSVQTQIPQTKQQIIAWVRDRLNKPPFPISPQQSLLNNKVEKQPAYYDRHYYKTLEWKPYQKWHSLDPKLQEQLIATWHSDHRIDGVSTLGGWNGQHWLCWIDFDLNASETPEILKTRIDAWINTYPILQSAPQFLTPSGGYRVLVAFLTEPQDFGANNGFAFTPNTTVREGELLTKNGGHTLLPPTIGSNGKKYEFTVWSEYPPTVPGPESIGLYPCKDTKTFQRQPLERKTNTLGNAPAPKIVHNGFGQSLVEILEQEIYPKLSADSLFGDLEDWKGTEKNCWCPLCTIREQAPSFNVPADKTTFFCYGCRATGSWADYIMLRDGVDFKTAIKTLANIARVQLPPTFDKVSGPIRQSYNRNGNGNNNHAGNAIPGNGNGGNGNGDRSISGNGSGNNGYSSGNNGIGNSGNNGYNHTANSIHGSGNGVISNSNGDRDNGYTANSIPGNGNSGNGNGDRHNNHAANSIHGNGSSNSGYTGNSIHGNGNSNNSHAGNSGNGDRDNGYTGNSSSGNGDRDRDNGYTGNSSNGNGNSNSSRNGNGSSDNDYTVNSGNGSSDNSYGYPGNSGNGYGNNNNNQPPPEPEFDLYTQVHNIVTSNLEPGRQLAALVELGAATGHPLSGIEKLPEKSNSHSIGKTPPPTMPPNCPNCSLTEPNT; encoded by the coding sequence ATGTCAGAATTCACAGAAATTTCAACAGCATCTCAAAACCCATCAACCAACACCCCCCAAACCAGCGTTCAAACACAGATTCCCCAAACCAAACAGCAAATCATCGCCTGGGTACGAGATCGCCTCAACAAACCCCCCTTCCCCATCAGCCCCCAACAGTCCCTACTCAACAACAAAGTCGAAAAACAACCCGCTTACTACGATCGCCACTACTACAAAACCTTAGAATGGAAGCCCTACCAAAAGTGGCACTCCCTTGACCCCAAACTCCAAGAACAACTAATCGCCACCTGGCACTCCGACCACCGCATCGACGGCGTAAGCACCCTCGGCGGCTGGAACGGGCAACATTGGCTATGCTGGATCGACTTCGACCTTAATGCCAGCGAAACCCCAGAAATACTCAAAACCCGCATCGACGCTTGGATTAACACCTACCCCATCCTCCAAAGCGCCCCCCAATTCTTAACACCCTCCGGCGGCTACCGCGTCCTCGTCGCCTTCCTCACAGAACCACAAGACTTCGGGGCCAACAACGGCTTCGCCTTCACCCCCAACACCACAGTCCGAGAAGGCGAACTCCTCACCAAAAACGGCGGTCACACCCTATTACCGCCTACCATCGGCTCCAACGGCAAAAAATACGAATTCACCGTATGGTCAGAATATCCCCCCACCGTACCAGGGCCCGAATCCATCGGCTTGTACCCCTGTAAAGACACCAAAACCTTTCAACGCCAACCCCTCGAGCGCAAAACAAACACCTTGGGGAATGCACCAGCCCCCAAAATCGTACACAACGGCTTCGGACAAAGCTTAGTAGAAATACTCGAACAAGAAATCTACCCCAAACTGAGCGCAGATAGCCTTTTCGGAGACTTAGAAGACTGGAAAGGAACCGAAAAAAACTGCTGGTGTCCCTTGTGCACCATCCGCGAACAAGCCCCATCCTTCAACGTTCCAGCCGACAAAACCACATTTTTCTGCTATGGCTGCCGGGCCACAGGCAGTTGGGCCGACTACATCATGCTTCGGGATGGCGTAGACTTCAAAACAGCCATCAAAACCCTAGCAAATATAGCTAGAGTGCAACTGCCGCCAACCTTTGACAAAGTTTCCGGCCCTATCCGTCAAAGTTACAATCGCAACGGCAATGGTAACAACAACCACGCTGGAAACGCGATTCCTGGCAATGGTAATGGCGGTAATGGCAATGGCGATCGCAGCATTAGTGGCAATGGCAGTGGCAACAACGGCTACAGCAGTGGCAACAACGGTATTGGCAATAGCGGTAATAACGGCTACAACCACACTGCAAACTCAATTCATGGCAGTGGTAATGGCGTTATTAGCAATAGCAATGGCGATCGCGATAACGGCTACACTGCAAACTCGATTCCTGGCAATGGTAATAGCGGTAATGGCAATGGCGATCGCCACAACAACCACGCTGCAAACTCGATTCATGGCAATGGCAGTAGCAATAGCGGCTACACCGGAAACTCGATTCACGGTAATGGCAACAGCAACAACAGCCACGCCGGAAACTCTGGCAATGGCGATCGCGATAACGGCTACACCGGAAACTCTAGCAGTGGTAATGGCGATCGCGATCGCGATAACGGCTACACCGGAAACTCTAGCAACGGTAATGGCAATAGCAATAGCAGTCGCAACGGCAATGGTAGTAGCGACAACGACTACACCGTAAACTCTGGCAATGGCAGTAGCGACAACAGCTACGGCTACCCCGGAAACTCTGGCAACGGCTATGGCAACAACAACAACAATCAACCCCCACCCGAACCCGAATTCGACCTATACACCCAAGTCCATAACATCGTCACCAGCAACCTAGAACCTGGCCGACAACTAGCCGCCCTAGTCGAACTTGGAGCCGCAACCGGACACCCCCTCAGCGGCATCGAAAAATTGCCAGAGAAATCGAACTCTCACTCAATCGGCAAAACACCGCCCCCGACGATGCCACCGAACTGTCCAAACTGCTCACTTACCGAGCCGAACACCTAG
- a CDS encoding DUF4437 domain-containing protein: protein MGDANRSFNLAQTDQTDNFLSVAPGQEDWGGDGSGRLHLSGRSTAISNEYVPRQYQFFNTNTVPEEPGWQISGMPERVLPGRRRLLTWHDCGASTSRVILPPNFAAPSGIFTADLEIFILAGKIKMGEWQLDRHGYSFIPAGVKVESWQVLGEEEAEILWMENGPISLKYQEGETNHPGARINEFIPALDSKLLPWSDTERVTNKKKLLRKHNNGGETFIFATLPHYMAHYGMICSYNEEAYILGGYCDLGSYRLAKDHFCYCPTYNITPRERTVDGLFGFARIDRDLSQIAIASPYAHIND from the coding sequence ATGGGTGACGCGAATAGAAGTTTTAATTTGGCCCAAACAGACCAAACGGATAATTTTTTAAGTGTAGCGCCTGGACAAGAGGATTGGGGAGGAGATGGGAGCGGACGCTTGCACCTATCAGGAAGGTCTACGGCAATATCGAATGAGTATGTGCCTCGTCAGTATCAATTTTTCAATACAAATACGGTGCCAGAAGAACCAGGATGGCAAATCAGTGGAATGCCCGAACGAGTCCTACCAGGAAGACGAAGATTGCTGACTTGGCATGATTGTGGTGCATCTACATCGAGAGTAATCCTACCGCCCAATTTTGCAGCACCATCTGGGATCTTCACCGCTGATTTGGAAATTTTTATTCTGGCTGGTAAGATTAAAATGGGTGAATGGCAACTAGATCGACATGGTTACTCCTTTATTCCTGCTGGGGTAAAAGTAGAATCTTGGCAAGTTTTAGGTGAAGAGGAAGCGGAAATCCTTTGGATGGAAAACGGGCCAATTTCCCTCAAGTACCAAGAGGGAGAAACCAATCATCCAGGTGCGAGAATAAATGAATTTATTCCAGCCTTGGATAGCAAATTGTTGCCTTGGAGCGATACAGAGCGAGTAACGAACAAAAAAAAGCTTTTAAGGAAACATAATAATGGCGGTGAAACATTCATCTTTGCTACCTTACCACACTATATGGCTCACTATGGAATGATTTGTTCCTACAATGAAGAGGCATATATTTTAGGTGGATATTGCGATCTAGGAAGTTACCGACTTGCAAAGGATCACTTCTGCTATTGTCCTACCTATAATATTACCCCTAGAGAGAGAACGGTTGATGGACTTTTTGGCTTTGCCAGAATTGATAGAGATTTATCCCAAATTGCCATAGCGTCGCCCTATGCACATATTAATGATTAG
- a CDS encoding acyl-CoA dehydrogenase family protein, producing the protein MDFAWNSQQIQFRKKVIQFAQQSLISDLIKNDKEEIFNRDAWQKCSEFGVHGWPIPARYGGQELDILTTAYALQGLGYGCKDNGLIFAMNAHIWACEMPLLTFGTEEQKEKYLPLLCRGGWIASHAATEPQAGSDIYSLKTTAQKDGDKYILNGYKHYVTNGTIADLFIIFATIDPSLGKEGLTTFMIEKDTPGLILSKPISKMGMRTAEVPELRLENCEVSAANRLGEEGTGLAIFNHSMEWERGFILAAAVGTMERLLEQSIRYARSHKQFGQAIGKFQLVANKLVEMKLRLENAKAYLYKVAWMKENKQMALLEASMANLYISEAWVQSCLEAIEIHGAYGYLTNTELERELRDAIASKFYSGTSEIQRVVIAKFLGL; encoded by the coding sequence ATGGATTTTGCCTGGAACAGTCAACAAATTCAATTCAGAAAAAAGGTTATTCAATTTGCCCAACAGTCATTGATATCCGATCTGATTAAAAACGATAAAGAGGAAATATTTAATCGTGATGCGTGGCAAAAGTGCAGCGAGTTTGGTGTTCACGGATGGCCGATCCCCGCACGTTATGGCGGACAGGAACTGGATATCCTCACTACAGCCTATGCTTTGCAAGGATTAGGATATGGCTGCAAGGATAACGGATTGATATTTGCTATGAATGCCCATATCTGGGCTTGCGAAATGCCTCTGCTGACCTTCGGGACGGAAGAACAAAAGGAAAAATATCTCCCCTTGCTTTGTCGAGGAGGATGGATTGCTTCCCACGCAGCCACCGAGCCACAAGCGGGGTCTGATATCTATAGTCTCAAGACAACGGCTCAAAAAGATGGAGATAAATACATTCTCAACGGATACAAACACTATGTAACCAATGGAACCATTGCAGACCTTTTCATCATTTTTGCTACCATAGACCCATCTCTTGGGAAAGAGGGTTTGACGACTTTTATGATCGAAAAAGATACACCTGGTCTCATTCTCTCAAAGCCTATATCTAAAATGGGAATGCGTACAGCAGAAGTGCCAGAACTCAGGTTAGAAAATTGTGAGGTATCTGCCGCAAATCGCTTAGGTGAAGAAGGGACAGGGCTAGCCATATTCAATCATAGTATGGAGTGGGAACGGGGATTTATTCTAGCCGCTGCTGTGGGAACAATGGAACGACTGTTGGAGCAGTCTATTCGTTACGCTAGAAGCCATAAGCAATTTGGTCAAGCGATTGGAAAATTTCAATTAGTTGCCAACAAGTTAGTGGAAATGAAGCTGCGGTTGGAGAACGCCAAGGCATACTTATATAAAGTTGCTTGGATGAAAGAAAATAAGCAGATGGCTCTTCTGGAAGCCTCTATGGCCAACTTGTACATTAGCGAAGCTTGGGTTCAATCGTGTCTAGAAGCAATCGAGATTCACGGTGCCTATGGTTATTTAACAAATACAGAGTTAGAACGAGAGCTGCGAGATGCTATTGCTAGTAAATTTTACTCTGGCACCTCGGAAATTCAACGAGTCGTTATTGCTAAATTCTTGGGATTGTAA
- a CDS encoding helix-turn-helix domain-containing protein: MKVNYQERIDLSVGELKIILSQQRTITNRQKIQALYWLKAGLSPSLTDVAERLGVHRITVNRWLKQYSFGGLPALLKIGKSTGRPRVISKAVIAGLSEKLSEESCEFKSYKEIGKWVEEKYQISVKYQTLHKQLHYRMKAKLKVPRRSSIKKDKAAGIEFKKN; this comes from the coding sequence ATGAAAGTAAATTACCAAGAAAGAATTGATTTAAGCGTTGGGGAGTTAAAAATAATTTTGTCGCAGCAGCGAACTATAACTAACCGACAAAAAATTCAGGCACTTTATTGGTTAAAAGCGGGATTAAGTCCCAGCCTTACAGATGTAGCAGAACGTTTAGGGGTACATAGGATAACTGTAAATAGATGGTTAAAACAATATAGTTTTGGCGGTCTACCCGCACTGCTAAAAATCGGAAAATCAACTGGTAGACCCCGAGTAATATCTAAAGCTGTAATAGCTGGATTATCAGAGAAATTAAGTGAGGAATCATGTGAATTTAAAAGCTATAAAGAAATTGGTAAGTGGGTAGAAGAGAAATATCAAATATCAGTCAAGTATCAAACATTACACAAGCAATTACACTATCGAATGAAAGCTAAATTAAAAGTACCAAGACGTTCGAGCATCAAAAAAGACAAAGCGGCGGGTATAGAGTTTAAAAAAAACTAA
- a CDS encoding helix-turn-helix domain-containing protein, whose product MKVNYQERIDLSVGELKIILSQQRTITNRQKIQALYWLKAGLSPSLTDVAERLGVHRITVNRWLKQYWCQDETRIGLKTI is encoded by the coding sequence ATGAAAGTAAATTACCAAGAAAGAATTGATTTAAGCGTTGGGGAGTTAAAAATAATTTTGTCGCAGCAGCGAACTATAACTAACCGACAAAAAATTCAGGCACTTTATTGGTTAAAAGCGGGATTAAGTCCCAGCCTTACAGATGTAGCAGAACGTTTAGGGGTACATAGGATAACTGTAAATAGATGGTTAAAACAATATTGGTGTCAAGATGAAACAAGAATTGGCTTAAAAACAATTTAG
- a CDS encoding phosphopantetheine-binding protein has translation MVLLAARFISRIQNTLEIELSLRSFFEAPTIAELAQQIETELQTNSRLQLFPIEVISRNQNLPLSFGEQQLWFLAQVEPDNPFYNEHFTIYLPSSID, from the coding sequence ATGGTATTACTAGCTGCTCGATTTATCTCTCGCATCCAAAATACGCTTGAAATAGAATTGTCTCTGCGTTCTTTTTTTGAAGCACCCACAATAGCCGAATTAGCCCAGCAAATAGAAACAGAACTTCAAACAAACTCAAGGTTACAACTTTTTCCAATCGAAGTGATTTCTCGCAACCAAAATTTGCCTCTCTCTTTTGGCGAACAACAGTTGTGGTTTTTGGCACAAGTGGAACCGGATAATCCTTTTTATAACGAACACTTTACGATTTATTTACCTAGTTCGATCGATTAG
- a CDS encoding lipocalin-like domain-containing protein: MDPISTESIDASIEQRKKAGTKKNRIQRSIKWFSGGLTAALIASYGVAAIKAEASKSSALQQSATNLKQDGNSPKQGSIPSGPEHSSYKVSRGELTAQQKQFVGTWRLVSWENKDAQGNVTYPFGKDSLGYLMYSADGHMCATFSKNKRPNFPSGDILGGTLEEQAKAVQTYITYCGKYELQDGKVTHRVEVSLFPNYVGTNQVRIYSFKEGKLVLTHAPEMMDGKLQTPFITWERFPE; encoded by the coding sequence ATGGATCCTATTTCTACTGAGTCGATTGATGCCAGTATTGAACAGCGCAAGAAAGCGGGAACAAAAAAAAATCGTATCCAGCGCTCTATTAAATGGTTTTCTGGAGGTTTAACAGCCGCTTTAATTGCATCATATGGTGTGGCTGCAATTAAGGCTGAAGCATCGAAATCTTCTGCACTTCAACAAAGTGCTACTAACTTAAAGCAGGACGGAAATTCACCTAAGCAAGGCTCCATCCCCTCCGGGCCGGAACATTCTTCCTATAAGGTTTCCCGGGGTGAGTTGACAGCCCAACAAAAACAATTTGTGGGAACTTGGCGACTCGTATCCTGGGAAAACAAGGATGCACAGGGAAATGTTACTTATCCATTTGGAAAAGATTCTCTTGGTTACCTTATGTACTCTGCCGATGGACATATGTGTGCAACCTTTTCAAAAAATAAACGTCCTAATTTCCCATCAGGAGACATTTTGGGAGGAACGTTAGAAGAACAGGCAAAAGCAGTACAAACATATATTACCTATTGCGGTAAATATGAACTCCAAGATGGTAAAGTGACTCATCGTGTTGAAGTCAGCCTGTTCCCAAATTATGTGGGTACAAATCAAGTACGCATCTATAGTTTTAAGGAGGGCAAGCTAGTATTGACTCATGCTCCGGAGATGATGGATGGCAAGCTACAAACTCCTTTTATAACTTGGGAGCGCTTTCCAGAGTAA
- a CDS encoding DUF4437 domain-containing protein: protein MPEEPGWRISGMPERVLPGRRRLLTWHDCGASTSRVILPPKFAAPSGIFTADLEIFILAGKIKMGEWQLDRHGYSFIPAGVKVESWQVLGEEEAEILWMENGPISLKYQEGETNHPVARINEFIPALDSKLLSWHNTEKVTIKKKFLRQHNNGGETLMFATLPHHITHDGMIYSYNEEAYILGGYCDLGNYLLAKDHFCYCPSYNIIPRERTIDGFFGFARIDRDSSQTIYSSHKRIFVK, encoded by the coding sequence GTGCCAGAAGAACCAGGATGGCGAATCAGTGGAATGCCCGAACGAGTCCTACCAGGAAGACGAAGATTGCTGACTTGGCATGATTGTGGTGCATCTACATCGAGAGTAATCCTACCGCCCAAATTTGCAGCACCATCTGGGATCTTCACCGCTGATTTGGAAATTTTTATTCTGGCTGGTAAGATTAAAATGGGTGAATGGCAACTAGATCGACATGGTTACTCCTTTATTCCTGCTGGGGTAAAAGTAGAATCTTGGCAAGTTTTAGGTGAAGAGGAAGCGGAAATCCTTTGGATGGAAAACGGGCCAATTTCCCTCAAGTACCAAGAGGGAGAAACCAATCATCCAGTTGCGAGAATAAATGAATTTATTCCAGCCTTGGATAGCAAATTGTTGTCTTGGCATAACACAGAGAAAGTAACAATCAAGAAAAAGTTTTTAAGGCAACATAATAATGGCGGTGAAACATTGATGTTTGCCACCTTACCACACCATATCACTCACGATGGAATGATTTATTCCTACAATGAAGAGGCATATATTTTAGGTGGATATTGCGATCTAGGAAATTACCTACTTGCAAAGGATCACTTCTGCTATTGTCCTAGCTATAATATTATCCCTAGAGAGAGAACGATTGATGGATTTTTTGGCTTTGCCAGAATTGATAGAGATAGCTCCCAAACGATTTACTCATCACATAAAAGAATATTTGTCAAGTAA